From a single Drosophila sulfurigaster albostrigata strain 15112-1811.04 chromosome 3, ASM2355843v2, whole genome shotgun sequence genomic region:
- the LOC133843144 gene encoding palmitoyltransferase ZDHHC3 has protein sequence MHYSYSSLAPPGGVDHHNRCLGNRAWCVKDICGIVCVIMTWLLILFAEFVVCGLILLPSYRSYTAFSTVNMIIFQALAFLAFVSHLRTMLSDPGAVPRGNATKEMIEQMGYREGQMFYKCPKCCSIKPDRAHHCSVCQRCIRKMDHHCPWVNNCVGENNQKYFVLFTFYIASISVHTLFLVLSQFAECVRNDWRTCSPYSPPATIFLLLFLTFEGLMFGIFTIIMLATQLNAILNDQTGIEQLKKEEARWAKKSRLKSIQSVFGRFSLAWFSPFTEPSSRTKFSPHFYSV, from the exons ATGCATTACTCGTATTCCTCGCTTGCTCCCCCTGGTGGGGTGGATCATCATAATCGCTGCCTCGGCAACCGTGCCTGGTGTGTCAAG GACATTTGTGGCATTGTGTGTGTCATTATGACCTGGCTGCTCATATTGTTTGCGGAATTTGTCGTCTGTGGATTGATTTTGCTGCCGAGCTATCGCAGCTATACAGCTTTTAGCACAGTTAACATGATAATATTCCAAGCGCTTGCATTCCTCGCATTTGTCTCACACTTGCGCACCATGCTCTCGGATCCG GGCGCTGTGCCGCGTGGTAATGCCACTAAGGAGATGATTGAACAGATGGGCTATCGTGAGGGTCAGATGTTCTACAAGTGTCCTAAATGCTGCAGCATCAAGCCTGATCGGGCCCATCACTGCTCTGTGTGCCAGCGCTGTATACGCAAAATGGATCATCATTGTCCTTGGGTGAATAATTGCGTTGGCGAGAACaatcaaaagtattttgtactattCACG TTTTATATTGCTTCTATATCGGTACACACACTCTTCTTAGTGCTTTCGCAGTTTGCGGAATGCGTTCGAAACGATTGGCGCACTTGCTCGCCCTACTCACCGCCAGCAACCATCTTTCTGTTGCTCTTTCTCACATTCGAGGGCCTTATGTTCGGCATATTCACCATTATAATGCTTGCCACCCAACTGAATGCCATACTAAACGATCAGACG GGCATTGAGCAACTGAAGAAGGAGGAGGCGCGTTGGGCTAAGAAGTCGCGCCTTAAGAGCATTCAGTCGGTATTCGGACGTTTCTCGTTGGCTTGGTTCTCACCGTTTACGGAGCCGTCGAGTCGCACCAAATTTAGTCCACATTTCTATTCAGTGTGA
- the LOC133843154 gene encoding transmembrane protein 208, with product MAPPQKGKQATKGAKQIVEENKTTLAFYRNMSIGCAAPAILLSFLLFEITKLTVFMLAVSLLILGAAYQFMVFMSRAKYSETGALLDSGNDLNMEGGIAENVKDLIILTSGTLLLALISNYFWFLLLLAPLRAIWMLWGSVIQPWLSQRNANEEPEVDEKKQRKLDRKMRRMR from the exons ATGGCT CCACCACAAAAGGGCAAACAAGCCACGAAAGGCGCTAAACAAATCGTTGAGGAGAACAAAACAACATTAGCGTTTTATAGGAATATGTCTATAGGATGCGCAGCTCCTGCAATCCTGCTGAGTTTTCTGCTGTTCGAGATCACAAAACTCACAGTG TTCATGCTGGCGGTGTCGCTGCTTATCTTGGGTGCTGCGTACCAATTTATGGTATTCATGTCCCGTGCTAAATACTCAGAAACGGGCGCTCTTCTTGACTCTGGCAACGACCTGAATATGGAAGGCGGCATTGCTGA AAACGTCAAGGATCTTATCATTCTTACTTCAGGCACTCTACTGCTGGCCCTGATTTCCAACTACTTCTGGTTCCTCCTTTTATTGGCGCCTCTTCGTGCGATTTGGATGCTTTGGGGCTCCGTTATTCAACCTTGGTTGTCGCAACGTAACGCTAACGAAGAACCCGAGGTGGATGAAAAGAAACAACGAAAACTGGATCGCAAGATGCGTCGCATGAGATAA
- the LOC133843146 gene encoding peroxisomal membrane protein 11B, with the protein MDKWVQLNNQAAGRDKIARLIQYASRAIWDSLDNSNCHPALVDNFKTIEYILSTFRKLLRFGKGLDAFYASLKAIHYPDLTIRVTLTLSKVSQSLFLLADHLLWLARTGLTTVDTKKWSNVANKYWLFSIIMNLCRDFYEIVRVLDLHKAGCKSGITRCKIPASINSPADVKRLALQSFVLVQGHKDIVVDTVKNVCDVFIPLTALGYTSLTPRTIGLLGAISSVAGLWALLDSTAKLTPS; encoded by the exons ATGGACAAGTGGGTTCAGTTAAATAATCAGGCGGCCGGAAGAGATAAAATTGCAAGGCTTATCCAGTATGCATCTCGCGCCATATGGGATTCATTGGATAACTCCAATTGCCATCCGGCTTTGGTGGACAACTTCAAGACcattgaatacattttaagcACATTCCGCAAGC TGCTACGGTTCGGCAAGGGACTGGATGCCTTCTATGCTAGTTTGAAAGCCATACATTATCCCGACTTGACCATTCGCGTCACACTTACTTTGAGCAAAGTGTCCCAATCCCTCTTTCTGTTAGCAGATCATCTTTTGTGGCTGGCGCGAACTGGGCTGACAACGGTGGATACCAAGAAGTGGTCCAATGTGGCTAACAAGTATTGGCTATTTTCGATAATAATGAATCTCTGTCGAGATTTCTACGAGATCGTTCGTGTCTTGGATCTGCACAAAGCCGGTTGCAAAAGCGGCATAACGCGTTGCAAGATCCCAGCCAGCATCAATTCGCCGGCAGACGTTAAGCGGTTGGCGTTACAGTCTTTCGTCCTGGTGCAAGGACACAAGGATATTGTTGTGGACACCGTGAAGAATGTGTGCGATGTATTTATACCTCTGACGGCTTTGGGCTACACCAGTTTAACGCCGCGTACAATAGGCTTGCTTGGAGCGATATCATCGGTGGCTGGCCTTTGGGCGCTACTTGATTCCACAGCTAAGCTGACGCCATCCTAA